The Belonocnema kinseyi isolate 2016_QV_RU_SX_M_011 chromosome 2, B_treatae_v1, whole genome shotgun sequence nucleotide sequence ATCATAATAATCTCAAAATTCGATCATTCTCtgcggccgatcaaaatgctcttcaATTCGGTATCATTTGTGTTGCATattaaaatgatattgatttcggtatcattctgaaaacttttttttactgtgtaccgACTTCTTGGATTTCTTGTTTGATATGAGAGAGTCACGCGGCAGCTTAAATAAAAGCCAAggaaataatactttattttaaagcGACTGTCCGATATATTGAGTCAAAAAGGTACATGACTGAGTGTTTGAAGACAAAATGAATTCAGCTGAATAAATCTGAATTGAGCATTGAACAAAAGGAAACCGTATACTAAAAGAAAAGATTAGTTGGGACAACAAATAATATTGTCAGGAAAATGAATGTAGTTAGTAAATAATGGTACTGCTATTTATTTAGTTTTGAGAACTATTTTGGTTATTTGGGGCACGGTTATTTGTTTTTACTATCTAATTAGCTAGACTAACTACTTCAGTTGATCAAACCCACTATCTGTAGGTAGTTGAACTTACTAATACAGTTATTCAAGCCTATGCTAGGACTGTTTTCTTGTTGTTAAAGGGGCTAATTAAAATAGCTGTCACTACAAttgaaatcgaaattaaaaagatCCCAGTGGGCACGCGGGCATTTTTGTTAGGACGTCTTAGAGACGCTGATGCCACTTCAGCTGATAAGatgttccaaaaaattatatCCCTATAAGCTAAATGGGATCTTTCTAATTGCAGATGCCTGTAGGTTCTGATTTCCTGTGAAACTTAAAACtcgttaaattttataatttcttatatGTTCCTTCGAAACAGCGAGTTATGTCGGCCACGTCTAAATGGTCTCCCTCATTTTACTGTAGGTATGTTGGTACCTTTGTTGCATTCTCAGTCGTACCAACAAagataaaaagtaaaatagttacgccacctacttttatttttcagaaaaatcaaataGTGGTACAATTGGCTTAAGTATTAGTAACTCTAACTACTAAAACAttactaaattattaataaaaaggtaGCAGTCCCAACTATTCATTATCCTCagtctaaaaattctaaaagtgtgAAATGATAAAAAGCTATGAACGAAGGGTTTTCCGCGTGCTTTCCCGACGGCTCGTCACGACGGAACTGACGGGGCGTTAGGCCCTTGGGTCCTTAGTCAGAAGTGTTTCCTTGAAGTATAGCAAATAACGCTGAATCTCCAATATTTCTCTTCTGGTGCATGCGACGCACATGTTCATTCATGTCAGATTTCCGTTTAAATAGTTTAGCGCAAAAATTACATATAACCCTGGGCTTCACGTCGCAACTGTATTTTAGGTGTTCaatcaaagttttttttgttttataggtGCGGGTACACTTATCGCACGTGTACTTCTTTTTGTTTTCTGATTCCTGATTTTCCTGCTTTTGTAGAGTCTGAAGTATGGGCTCTACCTCCAAAATATCATCTTCTTTTATATATACGGTACAAAATGTTGACTCATtggatttattttgtttattcacCGTAATTGCCACtggatctgaaaatttaaagaaatttaacattCAATTGCTTTTTTAAACTTCCATGAAGGATACTTCATATAAAATAGATATACCTTCGATGAGCTCTTCCTTGATTTCTAAAGTATCGTCAAGGTCGTATTTAATTAAAGTCTTGGCACCAGAGCTATTGCCCGGAGAAATGTGAGCAGTTGTACTCTCCTGTATGACTGCtgcatgttttaaatatttacgtCGACTTAAATCTCTCAACAAACTGTAACTTTGAAAACATTTGTGGCGATACATGATACTTTTCAACGGAAATCGTTTGCCGCAGAATTTACATCTGAACCGTGGCCTGACGCCACACTCAAATTTCTGATGAAGATGCAAATTCCTTTTCCAATTATAGCTGCGGgcacactttttacatttgtatTTCTTTTCCGGTTCCTGTTCTGATTTCTGAATATTATTCTTCTCATGGGTCAGAAGTTTGCTGTTATCAGTAGAattatcagtttcttttataCCTGCGTTACACAATTTTGCCTCATATTCTCTAAAATATTCTTGACCTGCAATcgcttcaactaaaaatttaataaaatgtatttcgGAACTTtctattttatagttttatttaaaatattttaattataaatatggtCATACCTTCAATATTTTCTTCCTTGATATGCAAAGTTTCGTCAAT carries:
- the LOC117182827 gene encoding zinc finger protein 354A-like; this translates as MLQDKSKSDWDESIIVPSGEYQEEKNTFRTILGHHKELQNLPFKNNETNFADFTEIKYSIDETLHIKEENIEVEAIAGQEYFREYEAKLCNAGIKETDNSTDNSKLLTHEKNNIQKSEQEPEKKYKCKKCARSYNWKRNLHLHQKFECGVRPRFRCKFCGKRFPLKSIMYRHKCFQSYSLLRDLSRRKYLKHAAVIQESTTAHISPGNSSGAKTLIKYDLDDTLEIKEELIEDPVAITVNKQNKSNESTFCTVYIKEDDILEINIIPRKNQRNQQKGYMVDRILLLEFILKIILMPIL